One window from the genome of uncultured Tateyamaria sp. encodes:
- the greA gene encoding transcription elongation factor GreA — translation MEKIPMTRAGATALETELKHLKTEERPAIIKAIAEAREHGDLSENAEYHSAKEKQSFIEGRIKELEGVISLAEVIDPAKLSGSIKFGATVTLVDEDTDEEKTYQIVGEYEANIEKGLLNIKSPIARALIGKEEGDSVEVRTPGGEKSYEVLKISYS, via the coding sequence ATGGAAAAGATCCCGATGACCCGCGCCGGTGCCACTGCACTGGAAACGGAATTGAAACACCTCAAGACCGAAGAGCGCCCCGCCATCATCAAGGCGATTGCCGAAGCGCGCGAACACGGGGATCTGTCCGAAAACGCCGAATACCATTCGGCCAAGGAAAAGCAGTCCTTTATCGAGGGCCGGATCAAGGAGCTTGAGGGCGTGATTTCGCTGGCCGAGGTGATCGACCCCGCCAAACTCTCCGGCTCCATCAAGTTCGGCGCGACCGTCACCCTGGTCGACGAGGACACGGACGAAGAGAAAACCTATCAGATCGTTGGCGAATACGAGGCCAATATCGAAAAGGGCCTCTTGAACATAAAATCGCCCATCGCACGGGCCCTGATCGGCAAGGAAGAGGGCGACAGCGTCGAGGTGCGGACACCCGGCGGTGAAAAGTCCTATGAAGTCCTGAAAATCAGCTATAGCTGA
- a CDS encoding 4-(cytidine 5'-diphospho)-2-C-methyl-D-erythritol kinase, translating to MTIEAFAPAKINLTLHVTGQRDDGYHLLDSFVVFADVGDRLRLTPGDALSLDVTGPFADGVPTDARNLAWRAADLAGWTGHIEIEKNLPHGAGIGGGSADAAAVLRALGAGPDALALGADVPVCMVRRAARMGGIGDVVTPVADDPTFFAVLVNPGLHVATPKVFARLQRKDNAGMAPLPPRHSGMRGWLDWLRAQRNDLQAPAMAIAPGIDRVLRGLEAAPGVLVTRMSGSGATCFGLFPTRSAAQFAASAIAAERPDWWCVPATLS from the coding sequence ATGACGATTGAGGCCTTTGCGCCCGCCAAGATCAACCTGACCCTGCATGTGACCGGCCAACGCGATGATGGCTATCATCTTCTTGATTCCTTTGTGGTTTTTGCGGATGTGGGGGACCGGTTGAGGTTGACGCCCGGTGATGCCCTGTCACTGGATGTTACGGGGCCGTTTGCCGATGGTGTTCCAACGGATGCGCGCAACCTTGCGTGGCGCGCGGCGGACCTGGCGGGTTGGACCGGTCACATCGAGATAGAAAAGAACCTGCCCCATGGCGCGGGGATTGGTGGCGGATCGGCTGATGCCGCGGCTGTGTTGCGTGCTTTGGGGGCTGGACCGGATGCGCTGGCCCTTGGGGCTGACGTTCCGGTGTGCATGGTGCGACGGGCCGCGCGCATGGGCGGTATTGGCGACGTTGTGACGCCGGTTGCAGACGATCCGACCTTCTTTGCCGTTCTGGTCAATCCGGGCCTGCATGTGGCGACGCCCAAGGTCTTTGCCCGTTTGCAGCGCAAGGACAATGCGGGCATGGCACCGTTGCCACCGCGTCACTCAGGCATGCGGGGGTGGTTGGATTGGCTGCGTGCGCAGCGCAACGACTTGCAGGCCCCCGCGATGGCTATCGCGCCCGGCATTGATCGGGTCCTGCGCGGCCTTGAGGCGGCGCCGGGTGTTCTTGTCACGCGTATGTCGGGATCGGGTGCGACCTGTTTCGGGTTGTTTCCCACCCGGTCAGCTGCGCAGTTTGCGGCCAGCGCGATTGCCGCGGAACGCCCCGATTGGTGGTGCGTTCCCGCGACGCTTAGCTGA
- the soxR gene encoding redox-sensitive transcriptional activator SoxR, translated as MAPSEGLSIGDIAARTGLAVSAIRYYEDEGLVAPWRNAGGQRRFQRADIRRLSFIMVAQQFGFTLAQIKAELDLLPRHRAPTKRDWARISTEFRTGLDARIARLEKLRDTLDGCIGCGCLSLEACALYNPADTAAEKGQGPRYLLGDRPPAR; from the coding sequence ATGGCACCGTCAGAAGGGTTGAGCATTGGGGATATTGCGGCGCGGACCGGGTTGGCGGTGTCTGCGATCCGGTATTACGAGGACGAGGGGCTGGTGGCCCCGTGGCGGAATGCCGGAGGGCAGCGCCGGTTTCAGCGGGCTGACATCCGGCGCCTGAGTTTCATCATGGTCGCGCAGCAATTCGGGTTTACCCTGGCGCAGATCAAGGCGGAGCTGGACCTGTTGCCCCGCCACCGCGCGCCGACGAAGCGGGACTGGGCCCGCATCAGCACAGAGTTTCGCACCGGCCTGGATGCGCGCATTGCGCGGCTGGAAAAATTGCGCGACACGCTGGATGGCTGTATCGGCTGTGGCTGTTTGAGCCTGGAGGCGTGCGCGTTATACAATCCGGCCGATACGGCGGCGGAGAAGGGGCAGGGGCCACGGTATCTGCTGGGAGACCGGCCGCCCGCGCGCTGA
- a CDS encoding DUF2007 domain-containing protein produces the protein MKELLRSTDPTIIAFASALLEGEDIDCFQMDVNMSVLEGGIGIFPRRLMVRADDYDAALKVVTDNDIDLGR, from the coding sequence ATGAAGGAACTTTTGCGCAGTACTGACCCGACGATCATCGCCTTTGCCTCTGCCCTTCTTGAAGGCGAGGATATAGACTGCTTTCAGATGGACGTAAACATGAGCGTCCTGGAAGGTGGCATCGGCATCTTTCCACGCCGCTTGATGGTACGGGCCGATGATTATGACGCCGCTTTGAAAGTGGTCACGGACAATGACATCGACCTTGGGCGATGA
- a CDS encoding chemotaxis protein CheB has product MSDNIIVIGASAGGLKPMIRVLRVLPRNLDAPVVVAIHGGQFSQLTEVLTGKVLLPVQKATDGQRLERGVIAVCPGGEHTRVEGRTLRLGRLPDAARFQPSVDLLFRSAAESYGAGTVAVVLSGNLNDGTMGAQAVHEAGGCTLVQAPGEADFASMPASVVLHDHPDAELKAEHIAQRLLDMVGARGLVRPD; this is encoded by the coding sequence ATGAGCGACAACATCATCGTCATAGGCGCGTCCGCCGGCGGGTTGAAGCCCATGATCCGTGTCTTGCGGGTCTTGCCGCGCAATCTGGATGCGCCCGTGGTGGTTGCCATTCATGGCGGTCAGTTCAGTCAGTTGACCGAAGTGTTGACAGGCAAGGTGCTGTTGCCCGTGCAGAAAGCCACCGACGGGCAACGCCTGGAACGGGGGGTGATCGCCGTGTGTCCCGGCGGGGAACACACACGGGTCGAAGGCCGCACGCTGCGCCTTGGGCGCCTGCCCGATGCGGCGCGGTTTCAGCCCTCTGTCGACCTGCTGTTTCGCAGTGCCGCCGAAAGCTATGGCGCCGGAACGGTCGCGGTTGTTCTGTCGGGCAACCTCAATGACGGCACGATGGGTGCGCAGGCGGTGCACGAGGCGGGCGGGTGCACGCTGGTGCAGGCCCCGGGCGAGGCGGATTTCGCGTCGATGCCGGCCAGCGTGGTGCTGCATGATCATCCGGATGCAGAGCTGAAGGCGGAGCACATTGCGCAGCGGTTGCTGGACATGGTGGGCGCGCGCGGGCTGGTGCGCCCGGATTGA
- a CDS encoding VOC family protein has translation MPAMLEHTNLTVSNPDSTAAWMCDLFGWHIRWAGNAMEVGRTVHVGTDTHYLALYTQDAAAKGRESSYATIGGLNHIAIVTDDLEGIEQAARDRGFQVGQHHDYEPGRRFYFHDADNIEYEVVQYD, from the coding sequence ATGCCCGCGATGCTCGAACACACCAATCTCACCGTCTCGAATCCCGATTCAACCGCCGCGTGGATGTGCGACCTCTTTGGCTGGCATATCCGGTGGGCCGGCAACGCGATGGAGGTCGGGCGTACCGTCCACGTCGGAACGGACACGCATTATCTCGCGCTCTACACACAGGACGCGGCGGCAAAGGGGCGTGAAAGCTCCTACGCCACCATCGGCGGTCTGAACCATATCGCCATTGTCACAGATGATCTCGAAGGGATCGAACAGGCTGCCCGCGACCGCGGGTTCCAGGTGGGCCAACACCATGACTACGAACCGGGCCGCCGCTTCTACTTCCACGACGCCGACAACATCGAATACGAGGTCGTGCAATACGACTAG
- a CDS encoding tetratricopeptide repeat protein: MIRTLLSSVALAAVLATAPHTTSAQSVAGSYLAGRQAAILSDFEAAARYYTEALARDPGNVELMEDSIVAQLALGRVDRALPIARLVEERGARSQAAHMVIIAEMLKQEDYAAYLARDTETQGIGPLVDGLLNAWALVGDDQTEAAMAAFDDVSEQRGVRGFALYHKAMALAGLGQFAAAADLFENDGSGPLQQTRRGAMARAEVLSQLGRNADAIASLEAAFGSVTDPELDAMTLALEAGETLAFTHITSARDGMAEVFYSLAGALRQDAGADYTLLYGRVARYLRPDHVDALLLNADLLETLQQYELANAAYKQVPADHPAFHAAELGRAAALRESGKPDAAIEVLEQLAKRFGDLALVHSTLGDVLRQQNRFEDAVAAYDRALDLTDPNARGAWFLHYARAISHERLKEWPKAEADFRRALELNPGQPQVLNYLGYSLVEKQIKLDEALEMIEQAVAASPDSGYIVDSLGWVLYRLGRYEEAVDHMERAVELMPIDPVVNDHLGDVYWAVGREREAQFQWMRALSFVDPDEVDGEADPDRMRRKLEVGLDKVLEEEGAEPLKVANDD, from the coding sequence GTGATCCGAACGCTTCTTTCCAGTGTTGCCCTGGCCGCCGTTCTGGCGACCGCGCCGCACACCACATCCGCACAATCCGTTGCCGGATCGTATCTGGCCGGACGGCAGGCCGCGATCCTGAGCGATTTTGAAGCTGCGGCGCGGTATTATACCGAGGCCCTTGCCCGTGATCCGGGCAATGTGGAGTTGATGGAGGATTCCATTGTGGCCCAGCTGGCCCTGGGCCGCGTGGACCGCGCCCTGCCCATTGCGCGCCTGGTGGAAGAACGCGGCGCGCGCAGTCAGGCCGCCCACATGGTCATCATCGCCGAGATGCTGAAGCAGGAAGACTATGCCGCGTACCTGGCGCGGGACACCGAGACGCAGGGCATCGGACCCCTTGTGGATGGGCTGCTGAACGCATGGGCCCTGGTGGGCGACGATCAGACAGAGGCGGCCATGGCGGCCTTTGATGACGTGTCAGAGCAGCGGGGCGTACGCGGATTTGCCCTGTATCACAAGGCGATGGCGCTGGCGGGACTGGGACAGTTCGCGGCCGCGGCGGATCTCTTTGAAAACGATGGCTCCGGTCCGCTGCAACAGACACGCCGTGGCGCGATGGCACGGGCCGAAGTCCTGTCGCAACTGGGCCGCAACGCGGATGCGATTGCGTCGCTTGAGGCTGCGTTCGGGTCCGTGACCGACCCGGAACTGGACGCGATGACCCTGGCGCTGGAGGCCGGTGAGACGCTGGCCTTTACCCATATCACGTCGGCCCGCGACGGTATGGCCGAGGTGTTCTATTCGCTGGCGGGCGCGCTGCGCCAGGACGCGGGGGCGGATTACACGCTGCTTTACGGTCGCGTGGCGCGGTATCTGCGCCCGGATCACGTCGATGCCCTGCTGCTGAATGCCGACCTGCTGGAGACATTGCAGCAATACGAGCTGGCGAACGCGGCCTATAAACAGGTGCCCGCGGATCACCCGGCCTTTCACGCCGCCGAGTTGGGGCGCGCCGCCGCCCTGCGCGAATCCGGCAAGCCGGATGCCGCCATCGAGGTGCTGGAGCAGCTTGCCAAACGCTTTGGCGATCTGGCGCTAGTCCATTCGACGCTGGGCGATGTGCTGCGTCAGCAAAACCGATTTGAAGATGCGGTTGCCGCCTATGATCGTGCGCTGGACCTGACGGACCCGAATGCGCGGGGCGCGTGGTTCCTGCATTATGCGCGTGCGATTTCCCACGAGCGCCTCAAGGAATGGCCCAAGGCCGAAGCGGATTTTCGTCGCGCGCTGGAGCTGAACCCGGGCCAGCCGCAGGTCCTGAACTATCTTGGCTATTCGCTGGTCGAAAAGCAGATCAAGCTGGACGAAGCGCTGGAGATGATCGAGCAGGCGGTCGCCGCCAGCCCCGACAGCGGGTACATCGTGGATTCGCTGGGCTGGGTTCTGTACCGGCTGGGCCGCTACGAAGAGGCCGTGGACCATATGGAGCGGGCCGTTGAACTGATGCCGATTGATCCGGTGGTGAATGACCACCTGGGCGATGTGTATTGGGCCGTGGGGCGCGAGCGCGAGGCGCAGTTCCAGTGGATGCGGGCGCTGAGCTTTGTCGATCCCGACGAGGTGGATGGCGAGGCGGACCCGGACCGGATGCGCCGCAAGCTGGAAGTGGGGCTGGACAAGGTGCTGGAAGAGGAAGGCGCCGAACCCCTGAAGGTTGCGAATGACGATTGA
- a CDS encoding polyprenyl synthetase family protein, translated as MDASAIAKPHDRLAAYLSADLEGVNDLIRDRMASEHAPRIPEVTRHLVEAGGKRLRPMLTLAAAHLCGYPGPYHVHLAATVEFIHTATLLHDDVVDESGQRRGRPTANLLWDNKSSVLVGDYLFARSFQLMTETGNIDVLRILSDAAATIAEGEVLQMTAAQDLATDEAIYLQVVRGKTAALFSAAMEVGGVIAGKDAATTQALFDYGDALGIAFQIVDDLLDYQGQASATGKNVGDDFRERKLTLPVIKAVAQADSEERAFWSRTIEKGQQDDGDLDHALALLGKHGALDATRQDAIAWAKKAKTALGTLPAHDLRDMLIDLADYVVERIS; from the coding sequence ATGGACGCGTCCGCAATCGCAAAGCCGCATGACCGTCTGGCGGCCTATCTATCGGCCGATCTGGAAGGCGTGAACGACCTGATCCGCGACCGCATGGCGTCGGAACATGCGCCCCGCATTCCCGAAGTGACCCGCCACCTGGTCGAAGCGGGCGGCAAGCGCCTGCGCCCCATGCTGACGCTCGCCGCGGCCCACCTGTGCGGCTATCCCGGCCCCTATCACGTGCATCTTGCGGCCACGGTCGAATTCATCCACACCGCCACCCTGCTGCATGACGACGTGGTGGACGAAAGCGGCCAGCGGCGCGGACGGCCCACGGCCAACTTGCTGTGGGACAACAAATCGTCGGTGCTGGTGGGCGACTATCTCTTCGCGCGCAGCTTCCAGCTGATGACAGAGACCGGCAATATCGACGTTCTGCGCATCCTGTCGGACGCCGCCGCCACCATCGCCGAAGGCGAAGTTCTGCAAATGACCGCCGCCCAGGACCTCGCCACGGACGAGGCCATCTATTTGCAGGTGGTGCGCGGCAAGACGGCCGCCCTGTTCTCCGCCGCGATGGAAGTGGGCGGCGTGATCGCGGGCAAGGACGCCGCCACGACGCAGGCACTTTTCGACTACGGCGACGCGCTTGGCATCGCATTTCAGATCGTGGATGACCTGCTGGACTACCAGGGTCAGGCCTCGGCCACCGGCAAGAATGTCGGTGACGATTTCCGTGAACGCAAACTGACCCTGCCGGTGATCAAGGCCGTGGCACAGGCCGACAGCGAAGAGCGCGCCTTCTGGTCCCGCACCATTGAAAAGGGCCAGCAGGATGACGGCGATCTCGACCACGCGCTGGCCCTGCTCGGCAAACATGGCGCGCTAGACGCCACACGACAGGATGCCATTGCCTGGGCGAAGAAGGCCAAGACGGCGCTTGGCACCCTGCCCGCGCATGATCTGCGCGACATGCTGATTGACCTGGCCGATTACGTGGTCGAACGGATCAGCTAA
- a CDS encoding methyltransferase, with the protein MTSTLGDDLTHDAFLGGRVHVWQPRAGYRAGVDPVLLAASVPARAGQAVLDLGCGVGTAALCLGARVPGLDLVGIERQADYAALAARNGLEAFCADLTDMPEAVKTRSFDHVLANPPFFDRGAGASATDVGREAGRGAETPVAAWIDTAARRLAHKGYLHMIHRAARLPDLLAGAAGRLGSPETWPLCPRIGKPAELVIFRARKNGRAEFRQHFPIILHEGTQHERDGDSYRSEIQAVLRDGAALTL; encoded by the coding sequence ATGACATCGACCTTGGGCGATGATCTGACGCATGACGCGTTTCTGGGCGGGCGGGTGCATGTGTGGCAACCGCGTGCCGGGTATCGGGCGGGGGTCGATCCGGTGCTTTTGGCGGCCTCTGTGCCGGCAAGGGCGGGGCAGGCCGTGCTTGATCTGGGCTGCGGCGTGGGGACGGCGGCGCTGTGCCTTGGGGCGCGGGTGCCGGGGCTTGACCTGGTCGGGATCGAGCGTCAGGCGGATTATGCCGCGCTGGCCGCGCGCAACGGGTTGGAGGCCTTTTGCGCTGATCTGACCGACATGCCCGAAGCGGTGAAGACACGCAGTTTCGATCACGTTTTGGCCAACCCGCCGTTTTTTGACCGGGGGGCCGGGGCGTCCGCGACAGATGTGGGGCGCGAAGCCGGGCGCGGGGCAGAGACACCCGTGGCAGCGTGGATTGATACCGCGGCGCGGCGGCTGGCGCACAAGGGGTATCTGCACATGATCCACCGGGCCGCGCGGCTGCCGGACCTGCTGGCCGGTGCTGCGGGGCGGCTGGGCAGCCCCGAGACATGGCCGCTTTGTCCCCGGATCGGAAAACCGGCAGAGCTGGTTATTTTTCGGGCGCGCAAGAACGGGCGCGCAGAATTTCGCCAGCATTTTCCCATCATTTTACACGAAGGGACGCAGCATGAACGCGATGGCGATAGCTATCGATCTGAAATTCAAGCGGTTTTGCGGGATGGCGCCGCTCTGACCCTTTAA
- a CDS encoding electron transfer flavoprotein-ubiquinone oxidoreductase, with amino-acid sequence MAEIEREAMEYDVVIVGAGPAGLSAAIRLKQLDADLNVVVLEKGSEVGAHILSGAVLDPCGLDALIPDWKEKGAPLNVPVRDDNFYMLGEAGQVRIPNFPMPPLMNNHGNYIVSMGNVCRWMAEQAEAMGVEIFPGMACSELVYGDKGEVKGVVAGVFGLEADGSIGENTEPGMELHGKYVFLSEGVRGSLSKEVIAKYGLSDGREPQKYGLGMKEIWEIDPEKHREGSVTHTMGWPLGKNAGGGSFIYHLENNQVYVGFVVHLNYRNPHLFPYMEFQRFKHHPMVADLLKGGKRVAYGARAISEGGYQSMPKMVAPGVALLGCSVGMVNVPRIKGNHNAMLSGKAAAEAAFDAIKADRAGDELTAYETEVRNGAIGKDLKKVRNVKPLWSKYGLVASLMGGGLDMWTNTMGFSLFGTLGHGKTDAEATEEASKHTPIDYPKPDGTLSFDRLTNVSFSFTNHEESQPAHLRLTDDSIPVAQNLPKYAGPSARYCPAGVYEFVEEEGKDTRFVINFQNCVHCKTCDIKDPAQNIIWTTPQGGDGPNYPNM; translated from the coding sequence ATGGCCGAGATTGAACGCGAAGCGATGGAATATGACGTAGTGATCGTGGGGGCAGGGCCGGCCGGTCTGTCGGCGGCCATTCGTCTGAAACAGCTGGATGCCGATCTGAACGTCGTGGTTCTTGAGAAAGGGTCCGAGGTCGGGGCGCATATCCTGTCGGGTGCGGTGCTGGACCCGTGTGGTCTGGATGCGTTGATCCCGGATTGGAAGGAAAAGGGTGCGCCGCTGAACGTGCCGGTCAGGGACGACAATTTCTATATGCTGGGTGAGGCGGGGCAGGTCCGTATCCCCAACTTCCCCATGCCGCCGCTGATGAACAACCACGGCAACTACATCGTCTCCATGGGCAATGTCTGTCGCTGGATGGCCGAGCAGGCCGAGGCGATGGGGGTCGAGATTTTCCCCGGCATGGCGTGTTCCGAGCTTGTTTATGGCGACAAGGGCGAGGTGAAGGGCGTTGTGGCCGGTGTGTTCGGCCTGGAGGCGGACGGGTCGATTGGCGAGAACACCGAGCCGGGCATGGAGTTGCACGGCAAGTATGTGTTCCTGTCCGAGGGTGTCCGCGGGTCGCTGTCGAAGGAAGTGATTGCCAAATACGGCCTGAGCGATGGCAGGGAGCCGCAGAAATACGGCCTGGGCATGAAAGAGATCTGGGAGATTGATCCCGAGAAGCACCGCGAAGGGTCTGTCACCCACACGATGGGCTGGCCGCTGGGCAAGAACGCGGGTGGCGGGTCGTTTATCTATCACCTTGAGAACAATCAGGTTTATGTGGGTTTCGTGGTCCACCTGAACTACCGCAACCCGCATCTGTTTCCTTATATGGAGTTCCAGCGGTTCAAGCATCACCCGATGGTTGCCGACCTGCTGAAGGGCGGCAAGCGCGTGGCCTATGGGGCGCGGGCGATTTCCGAGGGTGGATACCAGTCGATGCCCAAGATGGTCGCGCCCGGCGTGGCCCTGCTGGGCTGTTCGGTGGGCATGGTCAACGTGCCGCGCATCAAGGGCAACCACAATGCGATGCTGTCGGGCAAGGCAGCGGCGGAGGCGGCCTTTGACGCGATCAAGGCAGACCGTGCCGGCGACGAATTGACCGCCTACGAGACCGAGGTGCGCAACGGCGCCATCGGCAAGGACCTCAAGAAGGTGCGCAATGTGAAGCCGTTGTGGTCGAAATACGGGCTGGTGGCGTCGCTGATGGGCGGTGGTCTGGACATGTGGACCAACACGATGGGCTTTTCGCTGTTTGGCACGCTGGGGCATGGCAAGACCGATGCAGAGGCCACCGAAGAGGCCAGCAAGCACACGCCCATCGACTATCCCAAGCCAGATGGCACGCTGTCCTTTGACCGGCTGACGAATGTGTCCTTCAGCTTTACCAATCACGAGGAAAGCCAGCCCGCACACCTGCGGCTGACCGATGACAGCATCCCCGTGGCGCAGAACCTGCCGAAATATGCGGGGCCGAGCGCGCGGTATTGTCCGGCGGGTGTCTATGAGTTCGTGGAGGAAGAGGGCAAGGACACGCGCTTTGTCATCAACTTCCAGAACTGCGTGCACTGCAAGACCTGCGATATCAAGGACCCGGCCCAGAACATCATCTGGACCACGCCGCAGGGGGGCGACGGGCCGAATTATCCGAACATGTGA